A stretch of the Anaerolineae bacterium genome encodes the following:
- a CDS encoding carbohydrate ABC transporter permease: protein MRRSVFRKRLGQILTYLVWTLLTLMTLFPIYWMFLVSARSRVELFGNFRLYPTGFFIENYIRPLFKDVYGRYLLNSLIVTTGNTILVAVLAILATYALSRYRIPGDQNIFFWTITNRMAPPAAFMLPMFLLYSRVLRVGNWQLFDTHIGLILAYCVFNLPFAIWLLKGIVDTIPVDLDEAAMVDGASVMQVIWQIIVPLAAPGIAITALLSWIFAWNEYLFAATLTSVNARTFTTGLGEFVTVVGTNWGEMAAMATITLIPALLFLALVQRYIVVGLTFGAVRE, encoded by the coding sequence ATGAGACGCAGTGTTTTCCGCAAAAGGCTCGGCCAGATCCTGACTTACCTCGTCTGGACTCTGCTGACGCTCATGACCCTTTTCCCGATCTACTGGATGTTCTTGGTCTCGGCGCGGAGCCGCGTGGAGTTGTTTGGCAACTTCAGGCTGTATCCGACTGGCTTCTTCATCGAGAATTATATCCGGCCGTTGTTCAAAGACGTGTACGGGCGTTACCTGTTGAACTCCCTTATCGTCACGACGGGCAACACGATCTTAGTAGCAGTGTTGGCGATCCTGGCCACCTACGCGCTGTCTCGCTATCGCATCCCCGGCGATCAGAACATCTTTTTCTGGACGATTACGAACCGCATGGCCCCTCCAGCAGCTTTCATGCTGCCCATGTTCCTGCTCTATAGCCGCGTCCTCCGTGTTGGCAATTGGCAGCTCTTCGACACCCACATCGGCCTGATCTTGGCCTATTGCGTCTTCAACCTGCCGTTCGCCATATGGCTCCTCAAGGGGATCGTGGATACGATCCCGGTGGACCTGGATGAGGCGGCGATGGTAGATGGTGCCTCGGTGATGCAGGTGATCTGGCAGATCATCGTGCCGCTAGCGGCCCCGGGCATCGCCATCACAGCGTTGCTAAGCTGGATTTTCGCCTGGAACGAGTATCTGTTCGCTGCCACGCTGACCAGCGTCAACGCTCGCACGTTTACCACCGGCCTGGGAGAGTTTGTGACAGTGGTTGGCACCAATTGGGGTGAGATGGCGGCGATGGCGACCATCACGCTTATCCCCGCTCTTCTGTTTTTGGCGCTGGTTCAGCGATACATCGTCGTTGGCCTAACCTTTGGCGCGGTGAGGGAGTAA